From Euwallacea similis isolate ESF13 chromosome 6, ESF131.1, whole genome shotgun sequence:
ttttattccaGAGACTTACGGATCAAACTGAGGCATTTCTTGTATCAAGTATAGGGTTTTTAAAGGCCACGGCAATGCTGGAACATACTAATAATAATGTGTAAGTAAATTTGTTTGCCATagccaattttattttttcattatttctattttatcaaaactttGGGTTTTAGAATTTACAGAGACctgttttgtaaaatattcaaggaaaTAGTATTGAGCAGGCCCGGGCCGGACGTGATTAaagaaataacatttttgttaaatacttGTTCAggttatgatttttttattcaatttttgttcGCAAAAAACGACTCAAATGAGTTAATCAAGTCAGGCCCAAGAGGTGTATTGTATATTAGTCAAGGTAAGACTATCTTTTTGCTAGTAAAACATTCATCTATGTATTATGGTTTTTAgatgtttgttgtttttgccttttggccattttgttgaaaaactaTTTGTTAGGTGTGGATAAGTGGCCTCTGGAGGTTAGTTATAATAtgttatgttttattgataatacatataaaacaTCACACTGGATACATCATGAAGGAGGGGACAATATGTAAGGATTTTAAGAGTAACTTTCAATTATATGTTTAAGGCTGGAATAAAATATGCATACTGACAGAATTTTAGAAATGGCCAAATTTATCTTGactttaatacaaattttaccTATTCCCTTAATTTTAGCAGTATGTGTAATTagataacaattttattaaatgaattcCAACCAATGATTACTTGTTCCCTGTAGGAATATTTCAGGAATTTATGTACCATTTTAGCTGTGTTTGTCTCTCCCAGctttataaaatagaaatagaaTTTGTCTTCAGAGgactgaattattttattgaaagttgcAATATGGATGCAACTCCAAAAGCATGTAAGACAAATTGATATGATAAATTGTGGAATATTTAAAGGATTTCTTTTAGTGATTAGAGATGCGTGGTCCGGTTTCCTAAATCACGAAATTACGCAAAAAGTTCTTAGTCAGatgaatttcaataattttgaacttaTTGAGAAATATGTGGTAGTTTTTAGTCAGTATAAAGCTGTAGAAAAGCAGCTCAAAGATCAAGggattggtaatttttttcttttgttttgaggcttttttattatattttcaatttttagcaaGCATATCTTGGATCACTGTTATTGAAGAACTACCAAGCATATCACATACGAATTTTAACAATGATTTTTGATTTCAGTGAAGTTAGCATTTTAtcttcttttcaaattatacTTATTCATGCtgtaaaatcgaaaattaaaatatctttccAAATGTAAGAGGACAACATAATATTGAGCCAATTGAcatacacatacatacatacacacTCTCATTCACAGTTGAGAACACCTCTGACgtatttaaaactttgttttaattacAATTGAACACATAATAAACTATAACATATTTACaatcattgttttttttaatgtataagGCTATTTTGCAGCATAAAAACTCTCTTTTTGTCAAGGAATCAATACAACCCCCCTTCTACCAACCTTTCCTACAACTCTCAATTTCTCTTTGCATTATGAATATCACTCTTAATGCCAataaatctataatttttgaaccaatttagaaattaaatcttCAATCATATTGGCATCAACTAATCCAATAAATTTATCTACCACTAAACCATCTCTGACTGCAATTACTGCAGGCACTGCTTTCACTTCAAAAGTATGAACTAACTCTGCATGATTTTCTACATCAACTATAGCTAAATCAATGTCAGTCATTGGTTCAATCATCTCCTTCATTTTTGGAGTGAGAATGTGGCAAGGTTCACACCATTCAGCGTG
This genomic window contains:
- the LOC136409435 gene encoding thioredoxin, mitochondrial, with product MTPRMLLTKQKQILHFTRTLFTSNHLKRLINIKGNDEFLSKVMNSDNPVIVNFHAEWCEPCHILTPKMKEMIEPMTDIDLAIVDVENHAELVHTFEVKAVPAVIAVRDGLVVDKFIGLVDANMIEDLISKLVQKL